From the Argopecten irradians isolate NY chromosome 13, Ai_NY, whole genome shotgun sequence genome, one window contains:
- the LOC138306355 gene encoding uncharacterized protein has protein sequence MASSFLTRLLFSICFLGTLNFSEAGQLCGSCSHVSDPSNCDHVTRCGDHEECVVTQYLTSGGHVMFDTGCISSFRCSSHPVGKRAIEDEVRLSDRRLDGVLVCQVCCNDTSICNTVKGLCNTQPLDTNGYVLCYKCDQMLSPNQCDKITRCPSHRQCYVEQKVNPLSGTMTWESRCGQGALECMESPSLMTNPGVLVGKRQSPFCAKCCNEKNFCNNECNNSMVAHTFPTIPPSTTPSTTPTPTTSTTTPLPTTTPTTKSTTPSTHNTNLSKPTVHSLATYGEVTLGSSLAIRCTVTGNPTPTIAWGVTHFDPNAPKPNNTQIMDHQQTMYIHHFTAANAGLYLCYATNSQGTDSKVIAVQPANWQQLTAHPTTSTTTAVPTTTNQSSLKPHIIYGTDIHHAHIGANLRLMCVATGQPTPAISWSFSTSSGMPDNLSLFGTELIITGFKQINYGTYRCQAMNIHGTTERFFTISPFP, from the exons ATGGCATCTAGTTTCTTAACAAG aCTGCTGTTTTCAATTTGTTTCCTTGGAACATTGAACTTTTCAG aGGCGGGCCAATTATGTGGTTCATGTTCCCACGTATCTGACCCTAGCAACTGTGATCACGTGACCAGATGTGGGGACCACGAG GAATGTGTCGTTACACAATACCTGACGTCTGGTGGTCACGTGATGTTCGACACGGGATGTATTTCTTCATTT CGGTGCTCTTCACATCCTGTAGGAAAGCGGGCAATTGAGGATGAAGTGAGATTGAGTGACCGGAGGCTGGACGGTGTACTCGTTTGTCAAGTTTGCTGCAACGACACAAGTATATGTAATACAGTTAAAGGACTATGTAACACACAGC CATTAGATACTAACGGATACGTATTATGCTACAAATGTGACCAAATGCTTTCACCTAACCAATGTGATAAGATAACACGATGTCCAAGCCATAGG CAATGCTACGTTGAACAAAAGGTGAACCCTTTGAGCGGAACGATGACATGGGAGAGCCGATGTGGACAGGGTGCCCTG GAATGCATGGAATCTCCATCCCTTATGACGAACCCGGGTGTTTTGGTAGGCAAAAGACAGTCCCCTTTTTGTGCGAAATGTTGTAACGAGAAGAATTTCTGTAACAATGAATGCAATAATTCCATGGTAGCACATACATTTCCAACAATTCCACCATCAACAACACCATCAACAACGCCAACACCAACGACTTCAACAACAACGCCACTTCCAACAACGACTCCAACAACAAAATCTACAACGCCATCTACACATAACACAAACC TCAGTAAGCCCACAGTTCACAGCTTAGCAACATACGGCGAGGTCACACTGGGGTCTTCTTTAGCCATCCGCTGTACCGTCACAGGCAACCCGACACCCACCATCGCGTGGGGAGTTACG CATTTCGATCCGAACGCACCCAAGCCCAACAACACACAGATTATGGATCATCAACAAACTATGTATATTCACCATTTCACAGCCGCCAATGCGGGGTTGTATCTTTGTTACGCTACCAATAGCCAGGGGACAGACAGTAAGGTTATTGCTGTTCAACCGGCCAATTGGCAACAACTAACAG cTCATCCGACCACATCAACTACTACAGCGGTTCCTACCACAACCAACCAGTCCT CATTAAAACCTCACATCATCTATGGAACAGACATCCACCACGCACACATTGGGGCCAATTTACGCCTGATGTGCGTGGCAACGGGACAGCCGACTCCCGCTATATCTTGGTCCTTCTCAACATCA TCAGGTATGCCGGATAATCTGAGTTTATTCGGAACAGAACTGATCATCACTGGGTTTAAACAGATCAACTACGGGACCTACAGATGCCAGGCTATGAATATACATGGAACCACCGAGAGGTTCTTTACCATTTCACCATTTCCGTAA